The following DNA comes from Corynebacterium lizhenjunii.
TCTGGGCCCCCGGGCCGCACTGACAAAGGCGCTATTCGATGGTGACGACTCCGCCTGGCAGGACTTCGATCCCCGGGTCACCCCACCGGCTCACGGGCAGCAAAAGCAGCAGGCCCAAGACCCGCGGCAGGCCCGCCCTTCACAGGAGGTTCGGCCCCCGCAGCAGGGGCAGCAAAGTGCCGCCCCCGGGTTCGATTACTCCCAGATTTACCCCGAGCTGCCCATCCAGCAGCCCGCAACCCAACAGCCCGCAACCCAGCAGCCCGAAACCCAACGCCCCGAAGATCCCTGGAAGGACGTCACCTAGCCTTGCCTAGTGGCGGGTAACGCCAAGACCTAGAGGCTTGCCTGCCAGGGATTCGCTGCGCACCGCCAGCTTCTCCGCCACTGCGGCAATGGCTGTGGCTGCGGGCGAGGAGGGCTCGGCCACCACCAAGGGGATGCCCGCGTCACCATTGGTTCGCAGCTGCGGGTCCAGCGGGATTTGGCCCAGCAGGGGCACCTCGTGGCCCAGTACGGTGCTCAGGCGCTGGGCTACTTGTTGGCCGCCGCCGCTGCCGAAGATGTCCATGGTGGTCCCGTCAGGCAGCACCATGGCGGACATGTTCTCAATCACTCCGGCTACCTTTTGGCGGGTCTGGGAGGCGATAGAGCCGGCCCGCTCAGCGACTTCGGCCGCCGCCGCCTGGGGGGTGGTGACCACCAGTAGCTCGGCATTGGGAATGAGCTGGGCAACAGACAGGGCGACATCGCCAGTACCCGGCGGTAGGTCCAGCAGCAACA
Coding sequences within:
- a CDS encoding Sec-independent protein translocase TatB codes for the protein MFSSIGWSEIFFILVFAVIIVGPERLPSLVQDVRAAIFAARKAINNAKAELNGEFDGLKEEFEPLRGPITAAAEWGRLGPRAALTKALFDGDDSAWQDFDPRVTPPAHGQQKQQAQDPRQARPSQEVRPPQQGQQSAAPGFDYSQIYPELPIQQPATQQPATQQPETQRPEDPWKDVT